One Cryptomeria japonica chromosome 9, Sugi_1.0, whole genome shotgun sequence genomic window carries:
- the LOC131038194 gene encoding pentatricopeptide repeat-containing protein At2g13600: MPSAGHLNLKALRWLKETPTTYGGFAFAAHNFFQNKLIDMYVKCRSLINARKVFDEMTERDGFSWNVIIAAYRKCEYPHEALTLFHLMQHTGVQPDEFTLASILPACAKVRALEQGMDIHQRIIQRGFLSNVIVASALIDMYVKCGSLQMARKLFDNTPQRNVVSWNGMIAGYAQNGILDKALRLFEDMPSRDVVSWNTMITGYAQNGALDEALRLFQNMPQRNVISWNAMIAGYAQNGVLDEALRLFKEMPERDVVSWTAMIAGYAQNGNLGEASRVFKEMPQKNVVSWNAIIAGYTQNGLVEKALETFKQMQSAGVQPNSKTFASILPACAEMGALEHGMDIHQNILETGIFSNVVVVSALVDMYAKCGSLQKARELFDKISQRDSILWSAMIAGYAMHGFYKDAFELFTIMKLSGIYPDHVSFGCVLLACSHAGLVNEGCKYFNSICDSYCIIPSMDHYVCMVDLLGRAGYLEEALNFIIKMPIEPAVVVWTCLLGSCRLHKTIGLGEFTATLLFGLDPKNSTPYILLSNIYAELGRCSDVQRIRKLMENRGIKKVPGCSWIEVQKVVHVFSVFNTSYPPT, encoded by the coding sequence TTGCGTTGGTTGAAGGAGACACCAACGACTTATGGGGGATTTGCATTTGCTGCGCACAattttttccaaaataagcttATCGACATGTATGTCAAATGCAGGAGTTTGATTAATGCGCGTAAAGTGTTTGACGAAATGACAGAGCGAGATGGCTTCTCATGGAATGTGATCATTGCAGCTTACCGAAAATGTGAGTATCCTCACGAGGCATTGACTCTGTTTCATCTAATGCAACACACAGGTGTCCAACCAGACGAATTTACGTTAGCTAgcatactcccagcctgtgccaaggtacgagctttggaacagggcatggacatccatcaaagaataatccaAAGAGGATTTTTGTCAAATGTTATAGTTGCAAGTGCCTTGATAgacatgtatgtaaaatgtggaagtCTTCAGATGGCGCGCAAACTGTTTGACAATactcctcaaagaaatgtggtttcgtGGAATGGAATGATTGCAGGGTATGCTCAAAATGGTATTCTCGACAAGGCTTTAAGGCTTTTCGAAGATATGCCTAGTCGAGACGTGGTTTCATGGAATACAATGATTACAGGATATGCTCAAAATGGTGCTCTTGACGAGGCTCTAAGGCTTTTCCAAaatatgcctcaaagaaatgtgatctcatggaatgcaatgattgcaggatatgcacaaaatggtgtTCTTGATGAGGCATTAAGGCTTTTCAAAGAAATGCCTGAAAGAGATGTGgtttcatggactgcaatgattgcaggatatgcacaaaatggaaacCTTGGGGAGGCTTCAAGGGTTTTCAAAGAAATGCCTCAGAAAAATGTGGTTTCATGGAATGCTATCATTGCAGGATATACACAAAATGGGCTTGTTGAAAAGGCCTTGGAgacttttaagcaaatgcaatcagcaggtgtaCAGCCAAACTCAaaaacctttgctagcatcctcccagCTTGTGctgaaatgggagctttggaacatggtatggacatccatcaaaataTTCTCGAAACGGGTATTTTTTCAAATGTTGTAGTTGTCAgcgccctggtagacatgtatgcaaaatgtggaagcctaCAAAAAGCACGCGAACTGTTTGATAAAATTTCTCAGCGAGACTCAATCTTATGGagtgcaatgattgcaggatatgcaatgCATGGCTTTTACAAGGATGCGTTTGAACTCTTTACAATAATGAAGCTCTCTGGAATATACCCTGACCATGTTAGCTTCGGCTGTGTTTTACTTGCATGTAGCCATGCAGGTTTAGTGAATGAAGGATGTAAGTACTTCAACAGTATTTGTGACTCTTATTGCATTATACCTTCAATGGATCATTATGTAtgcatggttgaccttcttggcCGTGCTGGTTATCTCGAGGAAGCTCTAAATtttatcatcaaaatgccaattgAACCTGCAGTGGTTGTGTGGACATGTTTACTCGGCTCTTGTAGACTACATAAGACTATAGGGCTGGGAGAATTTACAGCAACTCTTCTTTTTGGGCTGGATCCAAAAAATTCTACACCTTACATTCTCTTGTCAAACATCTATGCAGAACTGGGCAGGTGCAGTGATGTTCAAAGGATAAGGAAATTGATGGAAAACAGAGGAATAAAAAAGGTAcctggatgtagttggattgaagtTCAGAAAGTGGTACATGTGTTTTCTGTATTCAACACATCATACCCACCTACATAG